One Planktothrix sp. FACHB-1365 genomic window carries:
- the rplI gene encoding 50S ribosomal protein L9, with product MAKRIQVVLTKDVSKLGKNGDLVEVAPGYARNYLLPQSIAVRATPGILRQVERRREEERQRQLELKQQAETQKQALEAVGVFKIAKQVGEENAIFGTVTEKELAELIQQTIGQEVDRREITLPSISKLGTYRAHIKLHSEVTADVEVEVVSL from the coding sequence ATGGCGAAGCGTATTCAAGTGGTTCTGACGAAGGATGTCAGTAAACTCGGAAAAAATGGGGATCTCGTAGAAGTCGCCCCTGGTTATGCTCGTAACTATTTACTCCCTCAGAGTATTGCAGTTCGGGCCACCCCTGGTATTCTCAGACAGGTAGAACGGCGTCGGGAAGAAGAACGTCAACGCCAATTGGAACTGAAACAACAAGCTGAAACTCAGAAACAAGCCCTAGAAGCGGTGGGTGTGTTCAAAATTGCCAAACAAGTTGGGGAAGAAAACGCAATTTTTGGAACTGTTACAGAAAAAGAATTAGCAGAATTGATTCAACAAACCATTGGTCAAGAAGTTGATCGTAGAGAAATTACTCTCCCCAGTATCAGTAAATTAGGAACCTATAGAGCCCATATTAAGTTACATTCTGAAGTAACAGCAGATGTGGAAGTTGAAGTGGTTTCCCTGTAA
- the gloB gene encoding hydroxyacylglutathione hydrolase, giving the protein MQIERISALSDNYIFLLHDPHRNIAAVVDPAEAYPVLQHLETLGAELVAIFNTHHHSDHVGGNTQLIQHYPNLTVYGGVEDRGRIPGQKVFLEQGDQVQFGDQVGEILFVPGHTKAHIAYYFPPQNADDPGNLFCGDTLFAGGCGRLFEGTPQQMVTSLNKFRNLPETTRVWCAHEYTLNNLKFALTVDADNPDLHHRFQNVKVARSQNQATIPSNIGLEKRTNPFLRWDVPSLQSATNSQDPIQTFTRLRGMKDQF; this is encoded by the coding sequence ATGCAAATTGAACGAATTTCAGCCCTCTCTGATAATTATATATTTTTACTGCATGATCCCCATCGGAATATTGCCGCCGTTGTTGACCCCGCAGAAGCCTATCCTGTTTTACAACATTTGGAGACATTAGGAGCCGAATTAGTTGCAATTTTTAACACCCACCATCACAGTGATCATGTTGGCGGAAATACTCAACTGATCCAACACTATCCCAATCTTACAGTTTATGGCGGTGTAGAAGATCGAGGTAGAATTCCGGGCCAAAAGGTCTTTTTAGAACAAGGGGATCAGGTTCAATTTGGAGATCAAGTAGGGGAGATTTTATTTGTTCCGGGTCATACAAAAGCCCACATTGCCTATTATTTTCCGCCTCAAAATGCTGATGACCCTGGTAATTTATTTTGTGGGGATACTCTATTTGCCGGGGGATGTGGTCGTTTATTTGAAGGAACTCCTCAACAAATGGTGACTTCTCTAAATAAATTCCGCAACCTACCTGAAACCACTAGAGTTTGGTGTGCCCACGAATACACCCTCAATAATTTAAAATTTGCCTTAACGGTAGATGCTGACAATCCAGACTTACACCATCGTTTCCAAAATGTCAAGGTCGCCCGCAGTCAAAATCAAGCCACCATTCCCTCAAATATCGGTTTAGAAAAACGCACGAACCCTTTTTTACGGTGGGATGTTCCTAGTTTACAATCTGCGACGAATAGCCAAGATCCGATTCAAACTTTTACTCGTTTGCGGGGGATGAAGGATCAATTTTAA
- a CDS encoding glycosyltransferase yields the protein MNLPEMNTLLPVPTEPLQIPTQATIPTELGEFAIRLSLVIPTYKESENVRAIVQQLTQLLESTIPNQYELIIVDDDSPDLTWKVAAELMPEFPQLRVMRRQEERGLSTAVIRGWQVARGEILGVIDADLQHPPESLLQLLGEIEKGADLAVASRHVEGGGVSDWSIVRRFLSRGAQVLGLIILPGVIGRVSDPMSGYFMVRRDAIAGKTLDPIGYKILIEVLGRGQIRWVGEVGYVFQERLEGESKVTWKQYIEYLQHLVKLRFARWPVMRFLRFGIVGFSGVFVDMGVFYLLYTVLGLALTRSAILSAEVAILNNFLWNDIWTFGDISSHQKGMGKRVKRFVKFNLICLSGLILNVLIVNLLFNVFGMNAYVSKIIAIALVTFWNFWLNLKLSWRVTEVK from the coding sequence ATGAATTTGCCTGAAATGAATACCCTTCTTCCTGTTCCAACAGAGCCGTTACAAATTCCGACACAAGCCACTATTCCGACGGAATTAGGTGAATTTGCGATTCGATTATCCTTGGTGATTCCTACTTATAAAGAAAGCGAAAATGTTCGGGCTATTGTTCAACAATTAACTCAGTTATTAGAATCAACAATTCCGAATCAATATGAGTTAATTATTGTTGATGATGATAGCCCAGATTTAACGTGGAAAGTGGCAGCAGAGTTAATGCCAGAATTTCCTCAACTGCGGGTCATGCGACGTCAAGAAGAACGGGGATTATCAACAGCCGTTATCCGAGGTTGGCAAGTGGCGAGAGGGGAAATTTTAGGGGTAATTGATGCGGATTTACAACATCCTCCCGAAAGTTTATTACAACTTTTAGGAGAAATAGAAAAGGGTGCAGATTTAGCCGTTGCCAGCCGCCATGTTGAAGGGGGAGGCGTTAGTGATTGGAGTATTGTTCGGCGATTTTTATCGAGAGGAGCACAGGTTTTAGGATTAATTATATTACCCGGTGTCATTGGTCGAGTTTCTGATCCGATGAGTGGATATTTTATGGTCAGACGGGATGCAATTGCCGGGAAAACCCTTGATCCTATTGGTTATAAAATCCTGATTGAAGTGTTAGGTCGAGGTCAAATTCGTTGGGTAGGAGAGGTCGGTTATGTTTTCCAAGAACGCTTAGAAGGGGAAAGCAAAGTGACTTGGAAACAATATATTGAATATTTACAACATTTAGTGAAATTACGGTTTGCCCGATGGCCTGTAATGCGGTTTTTGCGATTTGGAATTGTGGGGTTTAGTGGGGTTTTTGTCGATATGGGAGTGTTTTATCTCCTTTATACTGTTCTCGGTTTAGCCTTAACCCGAAGTGCAATTTTATCCGCAGAAGTGGCAATTTTAAATAATTTCCTGTGGAATGATATTTGGACATTTGGAGATATTTCAAGCCATCAGAAAGGCATGGGAAAACGGGTTAAACGCTTTGTAAAGTTTAACTTAATTTGTTTATCGGGGTTAATTTTAAATGTCTTAATTGTTAATCTGCTGTTTAATGTTTTTGGGATGAATGCCTATGTTTCAAAAATTATTGCGATCGCACTGGTGACGTTTTGGAATTTCTGGCTGAATTTAAAATTGAGTTGGCGAGTAACGGAAGTTAAATGA
- a CDS encoding glycosyltransferase family 39 protein: MKEGNKLGFFSKSLSLETLLIAAIVISIFIRVLNLGTREFWYDEVLSLLLSTGQKTAYVTPKDVPVVLANYTLLLNLPPESSFSDILRTLVSLLKGIVAEPHPFLFYLSQHFWLRLFGNSEIAQRSLNTLLSLFSIGCGYGLGRTLLGHRGGLLFAALLATNPFFLFHSLNVRMYAPLVLWTILSAWALIQLIGVDKINPQSFQINTKASLQWKGQLFWTGVLIAAVAAGCLTFYLFAYWVITLATLVLYLDRRHWWQHALRLGTGVLITVPWVLWGTRQQLRNADLGRFSTPPGFFATMVQHFQDVAYLLGVQLGVGDWVTSIPVWVAVSTGIFWIIVFTIGSIRLWKLGEHRRLGTVLILGIFPLFLALLADIVGKKFTIGFGWGRSLMIILPGCLLLITLLIQGIKKEPLYRLTATGLILVYLTISIGDYSLRPRQMFHQISDIIASEPTTPTLIVMNSKAWGYVNRLAYYISPQYPVSLLAQESAKLAPALEKLLTSQTLPYGRIIELEVAEPVWSEPTTAAERETLQKILQSQYRLKNNQLLQGTMDLDEFTVNVYQRS, translated from the coding sequence ATGAAAGAAGGTAATAAATTAGGTTTTTTTTCCAAATCTTTATCCCTCGAAACCTTACTAATTGCAGCAATTGTCATTAGCATTTTTATTAGAGTTCTCAACTTAGGAACCCGTGAGTTTTGGTACGACGAAGTATTATCCCTCCTCTTATCGACCGGACAGAAAACTGCTTATGTTACTCCCAAGGATGTCCCTGTTGTTTTAGCTAATTATACTCTACTCCTGAATTTACCACCGGAGTCTAGTTTTAGTGATATTTTAAGAACTCTAGTCAGTCTGCTCAAAGGAATTGTTGCAGAACCTCATCCCTTTTTATTTTATCTCAGTCAGCATTTTTGGTTACGGTTATTTGGCAATAGCGAAATTGCCCAACGCAGTCTTAACACATTACTAAGTTTATTCAGTATTGGTTGTGGTTATGGTTTAGGACGAACTTTGCTCGGACATCGAGGCGGTTTATTATTTGCAGCTTTATTAGCAACTAATCCTTTCTTTTTATTCCACTCCCTGAATGTCCGAATGTATGCTCCGTTAGTGTTATGGACAATTTTAAGTGCTTGGGCTTTAATTCAGTTAATAGGTGTTGATAAGATTAATCCTCAAAGCTTTCAAATTAATACTAAAGCTTCCCTGCAATGGAAAGGACAACTGTTTTGGACTGGGGTATTAATCGCTGCTGTTGCGGCTGGATGTTTAACGTTTTATTTATTTGCTTATTGGGTCATCACTTTAGCCACTTTAGTCTTATACTTAGATCGACGTCACTGGTGGCAACACGCTTTACGTTTAGGAACTGGAGTATTAATTACAGTTCCTTGGGTGTTATGGGGAACTCGTCAACAATTACGGAATGCTGACTTAGGACGGTTTAGCACTCCTCCAGGTTTTTTTGCCACAATGGTACAGCATTTTCAAGATGTTGCTTATCTTTTAGGGGTGCAATTAGGGGTAGGAGATTGGGTGACCAGTATTCCGGTTTGGGTTGCAGTAAGTACGGGTATTTTCTGGATTATTGTTTTTACAATTGGCAGTATTCGTCTGTGGAAACTGGGAGAACATCGACGGTTAGGGACGGTATTAATTTTAGGAATCTTCCCTCTGTTCTTAGCTTTACTAGCGGATATTGTCGGTAAAAAATTTACAATTGGGTTTGGTTGGGGAAGAAGTTTGATGATTATTCTTCCGGGTTGCTTATTATTGATTACGTTATTAATTCAAGGCATCAAAAAAGAACCGTTATATCGTCTGACAGCAACGGGTTTAATTCTGGTTTATTTAACGATTAGTATTGGCGACTATAGTTTAAGACCTCGGCAAATGTTTCATCAAATTTCTGATATTATTGCCAGTGAGCCTACTACCCCTACCTTAATTGTCATGAATTCTAAAGCTTGGGGTTATGTTAACCGTTTAGCTTATTATATTTCTCCTCAATATCCCGTGTCTTTATTGGCTCAAGAATCTGCTAAACTTGCTCCAGCTTTGGAAAAATTGTTAACGTCTCAAACCTTACCCTATGGAAGAATTATTGAGTTAGAAGTTGCTGAACCTGTTTGGTCTGAACCGACAACAGCAGCAGAACGAGAAACCCTTCAAAAGATTTTACAATCTCAATATCGGCTTAAAAATAATCAGTTACTTCAAGGAACGATGGATCTTGATGAATTTACTGTTAATGTCTATCAACGCTCTTAA
- a CDS encoding glycosyltransferase family 4 protein, producing the protein MKVSIVVGDLSSSGAGRWGGAVRPFLLAQALKKINCEIEIVGFTQATDETLTLSEDIPIVSIIKETYYPQFFKSAQQLLQQITGDIIYAYKLKPTSFGLSLFKRWQTHRPVILDIDDWELSWYGGEQYQYKPSLKQLGRDLLKPDGSLRQPDYPLYLKWIERLVSQADCITLHTEFLKQRFGGIYLPNGKDTTLFDPQRYAPEASRLQYGLKDYRILMFPGAPRPYKGLEDVLIALEQLNQKDIKLVIVGGSPYDEYDEQLMQRWGQWIIKLPKTPAIMMPEVVAAAHVVVVPQRDVPAAQAQFPLKLTDGMAMAKPILATQVGDIPEILGETGYLVKSGSPEQIAQTLARIFDHFEEAQAKGWKARQRCIENYSIDAMAVILQEVIDKLR; encoded by the coding sequence ATGAAAGTTTCAATCGTGGTTGGTGATTTATCCAGTAGTGGAGCCGGAAGGTGGGGAGGAGCCGTTCGCCCCTTTTTACTAGCTCAAGCCCTGAAAAAAATCAACTGTGAAATCGAAATTGTCGGCTTCACTCAAGCAACAGATGAAACGTTAACCCTGAGCGAGGATATTCCAATTGTTTCTATCATCAAAGAAACTTATTATCCTCAATTTTTTAAATCTGCTCAACAACTGTTGCAGCAGATTACCGGGGACATCATCTATGCTTATAAACTCAAACCCACCAGCTTTGGTTTATCTTTATTCAAAAGATGGCAAACCCATCGTCCTGTGATTTTAGATATTGATGATTGGGAATTAAGCTGGTATGGGGGAGAACAATACCAATATAAACCTTCCCTCAAACAACTGGGAAGAGATCTGCTTAAACCTGATGGCTCTTTAAGACAACCCGATTATCCCCTTTACTTAAAATGGATCGAACGGTTGGTTTCTCAAGCTGATTGTATCACCCTTCATACCGAATTTTTAAAGCAACGCTTTGGCGGCATTTATTTACCCAATGGAAAAGACACCACCTTATTTGATCCCCAGCGTTATGCTCCAGAAGCCAGTCGCCTCCAGTATGGATTGAAGGACTATCGAATTTTAATGTTTCCGGGGGCACCGAGACCCTATAAAGGATTAGAAGATGTTCTGATTGCCCTAGAACAACTCAATCAAAAAGATATTAAATTGGTGATTGTGGGAGGAAGCCCCTATGATGAGTATGACGAGCAATTAATGCAACGATGGGGACAGTGGATCATTAAGTTACCAAAAACTCCAGCTATAATGATGCCTGAAGTGGTTGCTGCTGCCCATGTTGTTGTGGTTCCTCAACGAGATGTTCCCGCAGCGCAAGCTCAATTTCCATTAAAGCTAACCGATGGGATGGCCATGGCAAAACCGATTCTAGCAACCCAAGTTGGAGATATTCCCGAAATTCTGGGGGAAACTGGATATTTAGTCAAGTCAGGTTCACCTGAACAAATTGCTCAAACCCTAGCGAGGATTTTTGATCATTTTGAAGAAGCCCAAGCCAAAGGTTGGAAAGCTCGGCAGCGATGTATTGAGAACTACAGTATCGATGCAATGGCTGTTATTTTACAGGAGGTTATTGATAAACTGCGTTAG
- a CDS encoding ABC transporter ATP-binding protein: MLNKNYLVQYARQYPTRIILTILLGFSGAIFSGVSTTLIVPVVLNLLGQQMEMKGAPPLIQKILAPFGDVPEPYRLGLMAGAILVALILKNLTTYWSSLVSSSLGRALTCDMREAGLKLLLDVDLDFYAKTKVGDLINQLGGEIARASSAIGIYIGMFTTSITIFVFVLILLSISWQLTLATGLLLFIVTILNQYIIGRAKQSGNLLSETSRNYSIKQMEVLNGIRLVKATANENPEYKQLKKLIREREKADYKAQMASAAIAPINEVVNMLVLLVLIVIGKFFLSQDQITALSTILLTYLFILFRTLPLISQLNNARSNLAQRVAAINIIGEFLRRDNKPIMKFGSISFTGLQEGIHFNNISFTYPGHDKIALQNIDLYIPRGTTLALVGGSGAGKSTLADLLPRFYDPTGGSIVIDGQDLRDFDLQSLRKSMGIVSQDTFLFNTSVRDNIAYAKPGATDEEIILAAQQANAEEFIVRLPQGFLTPIGDRGVLLSGGQRQRISIARAILQNPDILILDEATSALDTVSERLVQEAIDKLSHDRTTVVIAHRLSTIQKADQIAVLEQGCLAEIGTHDQLLAKGGKYAQLYTLQFADEASRDRAIIRSSYEVRSRLNPMIGFLQLLADELVDDPEERQELLNESYRSATFILDSLEFIEQSVKIRLNSKVSN, from the coding sequence ATGCTTAATAAAAACTATTTAGTTCAATATGCACGACAATATCCGACTAGGATTATCTTGACAATCTTATTAGGATTTTCTGGAGCTATTTTTAGTGGCGTTAGTACCACCTTAATTGTTCCGGTTGTCTTAAATCTCCTCGGTCAACAAATGGAAATGAAAGGTGCTCCACCTTTAATACAAAAGATCCTGGCTCCTTTTGGTGATGTTCCAGAACCTTATCGCTTGGGATTAATGGCCGGGGCAATTTTAGTGGCGTTAATTTTAAAAAATTTAACCACCTATTGGAGTAGCTTAGTTTCTAGTTCCCTCGGTCGTGCCTTAACCTGTGATATGCGCGAAGCGGGATTAAAGTTACTGTTAGATGTGGATTTAGATTTCTATGCAAAAACAAAAGTCGGAGATTTAATTAACCAATTAGGGGGAGAAATTGCCCGAGCTTCCAGTGCGATTGGGATTTATATTGGGATGTTTACCACATCGATCACGATTTTTGTCTTTGTACTCATTCTTCTTTCGATTTCTTGGCAACTCACCTTAGCAACAGGACTATTGCTATTTATTGTCACTATTTTAAATCAATATATTATTGGGAGAGCCAAACAATCAGGTAATCTTCTGTCAGAAACCTCCCGAAATTATTCAATTAAGCAGATGGAAGTTCTGAATGGAATTCGCTTAGTGAAAGCCACTGCTAATGAAAACCCAGAATATAAACAGCTTAAAAAGTTAATTCGGGAACGAGAAAAAGCCGATTATAAAGCACAAATGGCGTCAGCTGCGATTGCCCCCATCAATGAAGTGGTGAATATGCTCGTTCTGTTAGTGCTAATTGTGATTGGGAAATTCTTTTTATCCCAAGATCAAATCACTGCCTTATCCACGATTTTACTCACCTATTTGTTTATCCTATTTCGTACCTTGCCTCTGATTTCTCAACTCAATAATGCTCGGAGTAACTTAGCTCAACGGGTGGCAGCAATTAACATTATTGGCGAGTTTTTAAGACGGGATAATAAACCGATTATGAAATTCGGTTCCATTTCCTTTACAGGACTTCAAGAAGGGATTCATTTTAATAATATTTCTTTTACCTATCCCGGTCATGACAAAATCGCGCTTCAGAATATTGACCTGTATATTCCGCGTGGTACAACTTTAGCTTTAGTTGGGGGTTCTGGTGCGGGAAAATCCACCTTGGCAGATCTTCTTCCCCGATTTTATGATCCAACTGGAGGCTCTATAGTAATTGATGGTCAAGATTTACGAGATTTTGACTTACAAAGTCTAAGAAAATCAATGGGAATTGTCAGTCAAGATACCTTCCTATTTAATACCTCCGTTCGAGATAATATCGCCTACGCTAAACCCGGTGCCACCGATGAAGAAATTATTTTGGCTGCTCAACAAGCCAATGCTGAGGAATTTATTGTTAGGTTACCCCAAGGGTTTCTGACCCCCATTGGTGATCGCGGTGTCTTACTCTCTGGTGGTCAACGTCAACGAATTTCTATCGCCAGAGCCATCTTACAAAATCCCGATATCCTAATTTTAGATGAAGCTACCAGTGCCTTAGATACGGTTTCTGAACGTTTAGTCCAAGAGGCCATAGATAAACTCAGTCATGATCGGACAACGGTTGTCATTGCTCACCGTTTATCCACCATTCAAAAAGCCGATCAAATTGCCGTTTTAGAGCAAGGATGTTTGGCGGAGATCGGAACCCATGATCAACTCCTCGCAAAAGGCGGAAAATATGCTCAATTGTATACCCTGCAATTTGCCGATGAAGCCAGTCGCGATCGCGCCATTATTCGCAGTTCCTATGAGGTACGCAGCCGCCTGAACCCCATGATCGGTTTCCTGCAATTACTCGCTGATGAGTTAGTTGATGATCCTGAAGAACGGCAGGAACTTCTGAATGAATCCTACCGTTCAGCAACCTTTATTCTAGATAGCCTAGAATTTATTGAACAAAGTGTAAAAATTCGCTTAAATAGCAAAGTTTCAAATTAA
- a CDS encoding glycosyltransferase family 10 domain-containing protein encodes MTEKIVGMITSYPGLNQSDWLWQQTPYSFGTWGNIRIQANHPQPDFLLLYQFDFLKPPKKLSWKDRLKQTLKPQPPQPDIREKFRSVPKERMIYLLREPPLEEIVEINQSNYEKAKQYCGYISGPDDLAPTPDYMPAIWYHSNSFRELNEMNPPEKVKACSWITSGINRTANHRKRLDFLKALQAQNREIDFYGRGLPAWVKASGELKNKWYGMAPYYYNLAIENYADNDWYVTEKLWDSLLAWCLPIYYGGPAADRLLPPGSFLRLSNLDEKGLYYIRDVISSPDAWLEAKSAIAEARQIVLHKLNLLNWLSEFTEAFNL; translated from the coding sequence ATGACTGAAAAAATTGTTGGCATGATTACCAGCTATCCCGGCTTAAACCAAAGTGATTGGCTTTGGCAACAAACACCTTATAGTTTTGGCACCTGGGGTAATATTAGAATTCAAGCCAATCATCCCCAGCCGGATTTTTTGTTACTTTATCAATTTGATTTTTTGAAGCCTCCTAAAAAATTATCGTGGAAAGACCGCTTAAAACAAACCCTGAAACCTCAACCCCCTCAACCTGATATTCGAGAAAAGTTCAGAAGCGTTCCTAAAGAGCGGATGATTTATTTATTGAGAGAACCCCCCTTAGAAGAAATTGTAGAAATTAATCAAAGTAATTATGAAAAAGCAAAACAGTATTGCGGTTACATTTCTGGCCCCGATGATTTAGCTCCCACTCCCGATTATATGCCTGCCATTTGGTATCATTCCAACTCGTTTCGCGAGTTAAATGAAATGAATCCACCTGAAAAAGTCAAAGCTTGTAGCTGGATTACATCGGGAATTAATCGCACCGCTAATCATCGGAAACGATTAGATTTTTTGAAAGCCTTACAAGCTCAAAATCGGGAAATTGATTTTTATGGTCGGGGATTACCTGCTTGGGTGAAAGCATCTGGAGAATTAAAAAATAAATGGTACGGAATGGCCCCTTATTATTACAACTTGGCAATTGAAAATTATGCTGATAATGATTGGTATGTGACGGAAAAACTGTGGGATTCTTTACTGGCTTGGTGTCTCCCAATTTATTATGGAGGGCCAGCAGCTGATCGCTTACTGCCTCCAGGGAGTTTCTTAAGATTATCCAATTTAGATGAAAAGGGATTATACTATATTCGAGATGTTATTAGTAGTCCTGACGCTTGGTTAGAAGCAAAATCGGCGATCGCAGAAGCTCGACAGATTGTTTTACACAAACTGAATTTATTGAATTGGTTATCCGAGTTTACAGAAGCGTTTAACCTCTAA
- a CDS encoding Npun_R2821/Npun_R2822 family protein, translating to MQGICTLGNDVVYDQLVALLNSIDAILGPETPVCVFPFDEKLERLTAEISRRPNVSLYDNQEIIAQWDEFMAGASPASINRQYRIYGGHRRFCAFTGPFEQFVYMDADTLLMSPLDVIFKKLDEYDCVVYDFQFLHPEKVYNVKSPKLTQVFPQELIDSQIFCSGFYATKRGVFDQDKCQWLLSNLQEGGEVEVLYPTGDQPVLNYMFMRSGIPIYNCAYHFPKTIATGNSVTSSHFEEKDHILYDKGNRLTYLHYIGIAPCVMQAVCQGENIDFPYRDLFLYYRYLHEPEKRPIFTTPGVDYNANSRPSLLKRILRKLNLSR from the coding sequence ATGCAGGGAATTTGTACCCTTGGGAATGATGTAGTTTACGATCAACTGGTGGCACTACTCAACAGTATTGATGCTATTTTAGGCCCAGAAACTCCCGTTTGTGTGTTTCCCTTTGATGAAAAACTAGAACGATTAACCGCAGAAATTTCTCGGCGTCCAAATGTTAGTTTATATGACAATCAAGAGATTATCGCTCAATGGGATGAATTTATGGCGGGAGCCAGTCCAGCCAGTATCAATCGACAATATAGAATTTATGGCGGTCATCGTCGCTTTTGTGCCTTTACTGGCCCCTTTGAGCAGTTTGTTTACATGGATGCCGATACATTATTGATGAGTCCCCTGGATGTTATTTTTAAAAAATTAGATGAATATGATTGTGTGGTTTATGATTTTCAGTTTCTCCACCCTGAGAAAGTTTATAATGTTAAATCCCCTAAATTAACTCAAGTTTTTCCACAAGAGTTAATTGATTCTCAAATCTTTTGTTCTGGGTTTTATGCCACTAAACGAGGGGTATTTGATCAGGATAAATGTCAATGGTTACTGTCCAATCTGCAAGAGGGAGGTGAGGTAGAAGTTCTTTATCCAACGGGAGATCAACCTGTTTTAAATTATATGTTCATGCGTTCAGGAATCCCTATTTATAACTGTGCTTATCACTTCCCTAAAACAATCGCGACAGGGAACAGTGTAACCTCTAGTCATTTTGAAGAAAAAGATCATATTCTTTATGATAAAGGCAATCGCTTAACTTATCTTCATTATATTGGGATTGCACCTTGCGTTATGCAAGCGGTCTGTCAAGGTGAAAATATTGATTTCCCCTACCGAGATTTGTTTTTGTATTATCGCTATTTACATGAACCGGAAAAACGACCGATTTTTACCACCCCTGGGGTTGATTATAATGCAAATTCCCGTCCAAGTCTTTTGAAGAGAATATTAAGAAAATTAAACTTAAGCCGTTAA
- a CDS encoding Npun_R2821/Npun_R2822 family protein produces the protein MNQGIYIVANNRVKENAIALLNSIRYYNSEVPIYLIPFNDDYQDVAETLGKLHQVQVFPDLNFLEQLTQQIGEIFDRDFLKLPNKMRKLAVWFGPLDEFLYIDTDIIVFEDIVTNLDYLKQWDFFCCDYHFAGEKLRNIFSPFVTEKNIFSDEELQDVFNSGFWASRKGVFSLEQLYDVLRDCSQHREYFDFSQGVTDQPILNYLVLTQISKRGNLVKPPENAPGSWGGSKHFKEKDHILYDNGKRLKYLHWAGTPLKGGSYWNIWEYYRYLHEGKPAWQRKLTRLLPFLSIPN, from the coding sequence ATGAATCAAGGTATTTATATTGTTGCTAATAATCGGGTGAAGGAAAATGCGATCGCCCTCCTCAATAGCATTCGCTATTATAACTCAGAGGTTCCAATTTATCTCATTCCTTTTAATGACGATTATCAAGACGTTGCAGAAACGTTAGGGAAATTACATCAGGTGCAAGTCTTTCCAGATTTAAACTTTCTGGAACAATTAACCCAGCAAATCGGGGAAATTTTTGATCGAGATTTTCTGAAACTTCCCAATAAAATGCGGAAATTAGCCGTTTGGTTTGGGCCATTAGATGAATTTCTGTATATTGATACCGATATTATTGTTTTTGAGGATATTGTTACGAACTTAGATTACCTTAAACAATGGGATTTCTTCTGTTGTGATTATCACTTTGCCGGGGAAAAACTCAGAAATATTTTTTCCCCTTTTGTCACAGAAAAAAATATTTTCAGTGATGAAGAACTCCAAGATGTTTTTAATAGTGGATTTTGGGCATCTCGAAAAGGAGTTTTTTCCCTAGAACAACTTTATGATGTTCTGAGAGACTGTTCCCAACATCGAGAATATTTTGATTTTAGCCAAGGGGTGACAGATCAACCCATTTTAAACTATCTAGTTCTCACCCAAATTTCTAAACGTGGCAATTTAGTGAAACCGCCTGAAAACGCACCGGGGAGTTGGGGCGGTTCAAAACATTTTAAAGAAAAAGATCATATCCTTTATGATAACGGCAAACGCCTTAAATATTTACACTGGGCAGGAACACCCCTCAAAGGAGGTTCCTATTGGAATATTTGGGAATATTATCGTTATTTGCATGAAGGAAAACCTGCTTGGCAAAGAAAATTAACTCGTTTATTACCCTTCCTTTCCATTCCTAACTAA